The segment GCAAATGAGCTTGCCACAGATCTGCGATCTCTAGAGAAGTATGTCCCAAGAGACAAAATCAAACCATGAAAAACAAAAAGGAGTATCTTTTCAGTAAAGGTAAATATTGAAGCTACCCACACAAATACTTCCAAaccattttttattctttttgcaTCTGCTTTACACAGTTTGTGACACTTAGGTCTGCTAAGCAATAccacaatgataaaaataaaagcaaacttGAAGTTAATAAATAGAACTCCTCTGTATAATGTATTCACACAGCTGTACAATCCCATGGGCCATATATGGGACAATATGACTCTCCCATAAATACAGAGAAACTGTCTCTTTTTGTGTGTGCATTGGTCTACATGATCGTACAGCTCTTGGCTCTGTCCTCCCTGAGGGTCGGGGTGGGTTCAAGGGGCGTGGCTTCTGAGCTGACTGGCAGCAAAGGCTGATTAGATATGCGCTTGAGAGCGCGCCTCGAAGAGCTCCTCTTGAGGCTCGGGATGGCTTCACGTCTGACAGACACCAGTGTAGTGATGTGAAACACGTCTCGGACGCTGTTCACGCACATTCGGGACGAACATTCCACGTATGCAACTGCGCCCAACTCTCGTGCTCGTGAACTCCCCTGAGagacagaaaaaacaagtcagttTAATTGTACTCTGTCAGAAATATCCCAGAGAATTTACATTCTCATTTCTCAATTTCCTTGTCACCCCTTTCTCTCTCACGCTCTTTAATGGAAACCCTTTTTTGGTGTTCATCTGAATTACAGCAAAAGCCAACCAAATGTCAAAGCAAAAATAAACATGCCACTCAACTGTTTTTTCATCTCTTCCCTTCTCGCACTTTTTGTTAATGTTAGCTCAtggttttttttcttctcatagTACTTTCCACGAATAGGGTGCACAAACAAGACCTGAAGCTCttctaaaatgtcattttttcgcCCACAACAAAAGGTCAGTGAAAGTACATGAACATATCTAATAGGCCTCACAACAAAAACATGTAATTTGTGCTTCTGATGCTTTAAAAATACAGTAGCTGGACACAGAATTGAACCATTTTCTGGTGAAGTGCCATATATTCTTCTTATTACAGAGCAGAATTATAGAGAAAACTAGGTGTTTTATAATGAAGTGTTGCTACAGCGAGTTGACCCGCTCAGAGCATTGACGTAATAGAGGGAACATTTTCTACCGCTCTCTCTGTAGTTCGGTTTCTGTGTATAATTATAAGCTTTCTTTTAGTGTCTGTGCGTGCTTAAGAAATGGTTTCAAACACAATATAGGAGTGGTTGACATGTCATTTCAAGCTGTGACATCAGTGAACTGCGTGAGATACTATATTTgcatctaaatatatatatatatatatatatatatatatatataaatgccatttttttgagataggacagatcagaagtgacaggaaacgaagtaggagagagatggggggcaggatcgggaaaggtcctcgagtcgggattcgaacacaggACGCCCGGAGCACAACGACGCTGTATGTCggtgcgctgcccacaaggctatcagcgCTGACTGcatctaaaaatattttaaacataatttcATATAGTCACTGAGGAAGACAGGGCTTAAccttttaaaactgaatttttttacactttttaaggGGACTTTTTTATTCACACACATGCTACTCTATGCGTCTTACAGTTCGCACACATCTACCTTTGATCTTGAATTGACAGTCTACTAGGTACAGTGGTGTGTAAAAGTGTCGGCCCACCttaatgatttcttttttttttgcatgtttgtcacactttaatgtttcagatcaaatttaaatattaatcaaagataacacaagtaaacacaacatgcagtttttaaacaaaggggttttttatgaagggaaaaaaaaatccaaacccatggttaaaacataactgtggtttatcacacctgagttcagtttctctagatacacccaggcctgattactgccacacctgtttgcaatcaagaaatcagtagaccaaaagatcctcaaaagctacacatcatgttgagatccaaagaaattcaggaacaaataagaaagaaagcaattgagatctatcagtctggaaaaggttataaagccatttctaaagctttgggactccagcgaaccacagtgagagccattatccacaaatggcgaaaacatggaacagtggtgaaccttcccaggagtgaccGGCTgatcaaaattaccccaagagcacagcgaAGACTCaaaaagaggtcacaaaagaccccacaacaacatctaaagaactgcaggcctctcttgcctcagttaaggtcagtgttcatgactccaccataagaaagagactgggcaaaaatggcctgcatgttccaagacgaaaaccgctgctgagcaaaaagaacataaaggctcgtctcagttttgagagaacacatcttgatgatccccaagaatTTTGGGAAattactctgtggactgacgagacaaaagtttaactttttggaagatgtgtgtcccattacatctggcgtaaaagtaacacagcatttcagaaaaagaacatcatcccaacagtaaaatatggtggtggtagtgtgatggtctggggctgttttgctgcttctggacctggaagacttgctgtgatcaatGGAACCATGAAATCTGCTgcctaccaaaaaatcctgaaggacaatgtccggccatctgttcgtgacctcaagctgaagcaaacttgggttctgcagcaggacaatgatccaaaacacaccagcaaatccacctctgaatggctgaagaaaaacaaaatgaagactttggagtggcctagtcaaagtcctgacctgattCCTATtcagatgctgtggcatgaccttaaaaaggcggttcatgctcgaatgtcctccaatgtggctgaattacaacaattctgtcaagatgagtgggccaaaaatcctgcacagcgctgtaacagactcattgcaagttatcgcaaacgcttgattgcagttgttgctgctaagggtggcccaaccagttattaagtttaaggGGCAAACACTtcttcacacagggccatgtgggtttggattttgttttcccttcataataaaaaacttcattcaaaaactgcatgttttgtttacaaaaaaataaaaaaatcaggaagggggccaacactttttcacccCACTGTATATTTGtacagttaaagggttagtttactcaaaagtgaaaattctgtcattgattactcacactcatgtcgttccaaacctgtgagacttttgttcatcttcgaacacaaattaagatatttttgatgaaatctgagagctttctgaccctccgtagacagcaacgcaactaaaaTATTCTCAGGTCCAGAAACGTAGCAAGGACatcggtaaaatagtccatgtgacatcagaagGAGTTCATTTTTTGTGCATAAAAagttcttgtagcttcgtaaaattacagttgaatccctgatgtcacatggactattttaatctatttttttactatttcaatGTCCTTGCTACGTTTCTGGACCTGGAACATAGAGCTGTCTATAGAAGGTCAGAGAGCCcgcagatttcatcaaaaatatctttatttgtgttccaaatatgaacaaagatcttatgggtttggaacgacatgagggtgagtaattaatgacagaattttaatttttgggtgaactatgtgtCTTTGTTCTTATGTTTGTGTAGCAGCAGTTGAATAAACACTAATGTCCTAAAACAATCTTTCTTTTCTCTTCATGTTTCAGTCCCCTGTGTGAGTGTATTTATATGCTCACCTGTTCGTGAGTGACAGGTATGAGTCTCTGTTTGGACAGTTCCCGTAAGGTGCTGACATCTGTTCTCATATCCAACTTACAGCCAACCAACACCAACTTTGCATTAGGACAATACTCTTGAGCCTCCACCTGCCACTAAATGAAAAGGAAAGAGAGAATCTGTCATATGTAGGTCAGTTTAGGTAAAAGCATCTACTTACTTATCTACTGATctgcactaccattcaaaagttgtttttaaattAAAGGATTATTTCAGTTCTGGAATGaggatttcctgataatttactcacccctgtgtcatccaagatgttcatgtctttctttctttagttgaaaagaaattaagtttttgaggaaaacattccaggatttttctccatatagtgaaggtccaaattgcagtttaaatgcagcttcaaagggctctacacaatcccaggggggaataagggtcttatcaacaaaatgatcagtcattttctaaaacatatttaaatatatatactttttaaccacaaatgctcgtcttgcactagctgtgTGATGTGCGAATGcgacttcatgcattatgtaatcatgttggaaaggttatGCGTGTTTATTGTACTCCagttaaaaaaggtaaaaaaaggtctcattttctcctttaaTTTTGAAGTGATCTGACATCAttgtttaccttttttgtaaagggcttttgacgttcgctttgtaaacactggtaaGTCCATTATTCTttgactgggatcatgtagagcccttttgaagcttcattgtaactgcaatttggacctttaacctgttgatccccactgaagtccactttatggagaaaaatcctggaatgttttcctcaaaaacctcaatttcttttagactgaagaaagaaagacaagaacatcttggatggcaagggggtgagtaagttATCAGGAATTTTTCACAGAATCACAGAATCTGGAAGAAATATtgaatggtttccacaaaaatattaagcagcacaacattttttttttacattaataatcagaaatgtttcttgagcagcaaatcagcatattagcaggATTTCCGTACCTTTCTCCCTTCCTTACCCAGCTATTAACAATGTATAGACTGCAGCAGCTACATTTTGGCAGTagcatgtaaatattttatttcacctTATAGCCACGACTTGTCCTTGTTTATGCTGTGATATAGTGAGCCTGTGGTACATTGCATCTGCTCCTTGTAGTTCATGTGCGCATAATGAGTGCATAATGTAGTTGTGTGTACATCTGAGAGAGAATTAGGGAAGCAATTTGACCAGTAATTGTCTGATTACTTACAAACACTCACGCTCATGCACATCCAAATCAAACGGCACAATATTTACACCAGTTTTAACCAATTAACCATACAGCGCAGTAAACAACAACAGCTTTAAATCTCCTTTCACACCACTGTAGCTTGAAATGACCCTGATGAGACCCTTTTCAGGAACATTCCAGCTAATACAGAACCATCCAAAGCCAGATATGCAGACAGCTTGTGGGTGTGAGAGAGGCATggtgcttttgtgtgtgtgttgttcaCCAGCCGCTGCAAAGGTTCAGCTATCTCAGCTATGGCACCATTTCACAGGTTCTGAATGTGTTCAACCATCCATCAAACAGTGATGTGATCTTTAACCTTAAATGCCACTGTTAACTGGCCAATAGGAGGTCACCGCCTGCCTCTCAACATTCCGCAACAGCCGTTAGCTCCGCCTCTGTGGCCTCAGAGGTGAGATGCTGAAGTCATTGGTGTAAAGACATTCAGTGTGTCTGCTGTAACAGGGTTAGCAGAACAGTGATGATGGTTTAGAGAATGAAAGGCTTTTGGAGAAATTTCAGACAAATCACTCtcttctaatttaaaaaaaaaagagataatttatctcacaattttgacttttttttttctcgtaattgcaagtttacatctcacaaatgtgactttttttccctcagaattgcgagttattaagtcagaattgtgagatataaactcaaaattggacctttcccctcaaaattgaacggtgtaacttgcaattgcaattaaTATTGCACAATTTTGtgattaaaagtcagaattgcaagaaaaaagtcagaattgcgatatataaattcGCATTTGCGAGACAAAAGGTCAGATTTGcgtgtttttattttgcaattctgactatttctcgcaattgttagtctatatctcacatttctgaatttttcttggaattgtgagatataaacttgcagttgtgagttataaagtcagaattgtgtgaaaaagtcacaataacctttttaatttttttttattctgcggtggAAATGGcctttcatatttaaaacttcaatgtttttgaaaaaaagttgaattttcacagcatttatttgatcacacaatataaacagcaatattgtgaaatgttattgctattcaaaataactgtttctgttttatatatattttaaaatttaatttattcctgacatgcaaagctgaattttcaaaagttattactccagtcttcagtgtcacatttctTGTTGTTATCAATGTTGCcaacatttgtgctgcttttaATGGTTTTTATGTGCTGTGATAATggtttttcatgattctttgaacagatagttcaaaagaacagcatttatttaaaatagaaatctttcataaaattgaaaaataaagaaataaatgtcaCTTTTGGTGGAAACTCAAAATTGCTAGACATAAACTCTCGAATTtgatttttttctccaaatttgatgacataaactcacaattctgagaaaaaagtctgtttTTTCCCACAAGatatagaattgcaagatataaactcgcaatttggactttattctgcaaattttgtgttataaactcacaattctgaggaattcTTTTTGCAAGATTTAGAATGAcaagatataaacccgcaattatattgtttattatatatatatatatatatatcaatactTTTTCAGATCAAAATTGGACACTAtaactataattttaaaaatttctcacagttgcgagtatatatcatgaaattctgaggtaaaaagacagacttgtgactttatatctcataattctaagaaaaaatgtcagaattgtgacattatatcttgcaattctgagaaaaa is part of the Garra rufa chromosome 1, GarRuf1.0, whole genome shotgun sequence genome and harbors:
- the rnd2 gene encoding rho-related GTP-binding protein RhoN isoform X1; this encodes MMMEGQCSRCKIVVVGDTQCGKTALLHVFAKDSYPENYAPTVFENYTASFEIDKHRIELNMWDTSGSSYYDNVRPLAYPDCDAVLICFDISRPETLDSIPKKWQVEAQEYCPNAKLVLVGCKLDMRTDVSTLRELSKQRLIPVTHEQGSSRARELGAVAYVECSSRMCVNSVRDVFHITTLVSVRREAIPSLKRSSSRRALKRISNQPLLPVSSEATPLEPTPTLREDRAKSCTIM